The proteins below come from a single Burkholderia contaminans genomic window:
- the sctS gene encoding type III secretion system export apparatus subunit SctS has protein sequence MTSSTILDLTRQALMLVLLLSLPIVLIATVTGLVVAILQAVTQVQDANIGIAVRLIAVMVALVLLSGWLGGEVLRFAQQALERMFVSSTGVL, from the coding sequence ATGACGAGTTCGACGATCCTCGACCTGACGCGCCAGGCGCTGATGCTCGTGCTGCTGCTGTCGCTGCCGATCGTGCTGATCGCCACCGTGACCGGCCTCGTCGTCGCGATCCTGCAGGCCGTCACGCAGGTGCAGGACGCCAATATCGGCATCGCGGTGCGGCTGATCGCCGTGATGGTCGCGCTCGTGCTGCTGTCGGGCTGGCTCGGCGGCGAAGTGCTGCGCTTCGCGCAGCAGGCGCTGGAACGCATGTTCGTTTCTTCCACAGGAGTCCTTTGA
- the sctC gene encoding type III secretion system outer membrane ring subunit SctC — protein sequence MRRRVASIRFQPRSLQRAALAVCATALLAASLCMAPAQPARAADLRWRNKPFTIVANGKKIGDFIRELASSQGVTAVVDPKVDGVISGRFSGTPQQTLDTICSTYGLTWYYDGSFLYVDPADQSQTQMIPIPPNASGEIGRALQAMQIPDKRYTLVINDRANSVYVAGPRRYVELVRQAVGSVGDPSANGAHADIRAFRLKYGWASDFTINRSGKEVTVPGVATILRRLFGKVGDTTAAPSNPSLGQAARQVKLGSGLTIAVPRLDFPDISGGPRQGGYGGADGSTGSGFSPFSNSGGDTLPQIVADPAINAVIVRDLPENMYRYQSLINQLDERPRIVEINVTIIDINEDSLDSLGIDWRLHTTHGDVQIGNGQNPLNGNTQYNGTGNPPLTFGIGTSETGQTGTFMPTGIALTASIGGSLRNYLLTRVNALAQKGQAQLRSKPKVLALDNTEAILENLTQFYVQVPGYQDSSLYSVTTGTSIKVTPMIVDEAIRNAAAVSGNPQSVMMSIDIQDGNIVPGQAVSNVPVIQQRNIVTKTMIDEGKSLLIAGFNDDEVRLNKSGVPWLSDIPLIGNLFKYTDKSGNHMERFYLLTPRVVTTASMYAPDGSPVNPGADGPANPEGMSMYRPPDNDVAVPLTPKPLPGTKFGPPALPPPSDSAARPAATTAGATTHVDEHH from the coding sequence ATGCGTCGACGCGTCGCCTCGATCCGGTTTCAACCGCGCAGCCTGCAACGGGCCGCGCTTGCCGTGTGCGCGACCGCGCTGCTCGCGGCCTCGCTGTGCATGGCGCCCGCGCAGCCTGCGCGCGCCGCGGACCTGCGCTGGCGCAACAAGCCGTTCACGATCGTCGCGAACGGCAAGAAGATCGGCGACTTCATCCGCGAGCTCGCGTCGTCGCAGGGCGTGACGGCGGTGGTCGACCCGAAGGTCGACGGCGTGATCAGCGGCCGCTTCTCGGGTACGCCGCAGCAGACGCTCGACACGATCTGCTCGACCTACGGCCTGACCTGGTACTACGACGGTTCGTTCCTGTACGTCGATCCGGCCGACCAGTCGCAGACGCAGATGATCCCGATTCCGCCGAATGCCTCCGGTGAAATCGGCCGCGCGCTGCAGGCGATGCAGATCCCCGACAAGCGCTACACGCTGGTGATCAACGACCGCGCGAACAGCGTGTACGTGGCCGGCCCGCGCCGCTATGTCGAACTCGTGCGGCAGGCGGTGGGCTCGGTGGGCGATCCGTCGGCGAACGGCGCGCATGCGGATATCCGCGCGTTCCGGCTCAAGTACGGCTGGGCGTCGGATTTCACGATCAACCGCTCGGGCAAGGAAGTGACGGTGCCGGGCGTGGCGACGATCCTGCGGCGGCTGTTCGGCAAGGTGGGCGACACGACCGCGGCGCCGTCGAACCCGTCGCTCGGGCAGGCGGCGCGCCAGGTGAAGCTCGGCTCCGGGCTGACGATCGCGGTGCCGCGGCTCGACTTCCCCGATATCTCCGGCGGCCCGCGCCAGGGCGGCTATGGCGGTGCGGACGGCAGCACGGGCAGCGGGTTCTCGCCGTTCTCGAACAGCGGCGGCGACACGCTGCCGCAGATCGTCGCCGACCCGGCGATCAACGCGGTGATCGTGCGCGACCTGCCGGAGAACATGTACCGCTACCAGTCGCTGATCAACCAGCTCGACGAGCGGCCGCGCATCGTCGAGATCAACGTGACGATCATCGACATCAACGAGGATTCGCTCGACAGCCTCGGGATCGACTGGCGCCTGCACACGACGCACGGCGACGTGCAGATCGGCAACGGCCAGAACCCGCTGAACGGCAACACGCAGTACAACGGCACCGGCAATCCGCCGCTGACGTTCGGGATCGGCACGTCGGAAACCGGGCAGACGGGCACCTTCATGCCGACCGGCATCGCGCTGACCGCGTCGATCGGCGGGTCGCTGCGCAACTACCTGCTCACGCGCGTGAACGCGCTCGCGCAGAAAGGGCAGGCGCAACTGCGATCGAAGCCGAAGGTGCTCGCGCTCGACAACACCGAGGCGATCCTCGAGAACCTCACGCAGTTCTACGTGCAGGTGCCCGGCTACCAGGATTCGTCGCTGTACAGCGTGACGACCGGCACCAGCATCAAGGTGACGCCGATGATCGTCGACGAGGCGATCCGCAACGCGGCGGCCGTGTCCGGCAACCCGCAGAGCGTGATGATGTCGATCGACATCCAGGACGGCAACATCGTGCCGGGGCAGGCCGTGTCGAACGTGCCGGTGATCCAGCAGCGCAACATCGTCACCAAGACGATGATCGACGAAGGCAAGAGCCTGCTGATCGCGGGTTTCAACGACGACGAGGTCAGGCTGAACAAGAGCGGCGTGCCCTGGCTGTCCGACATTCCGCTGATCGGCAACCTGTTCAAGTACACCGACAAGTCGGGCAACCACATGGAGCGGTTCTACCTGTTGACGCCGCGCGTGGTGACGACCGCGTCGATGTATGCGCCCGACGGCTCGCCCGTGAACCCGGGCGCCGACGGGCCGGCCAACCCGGAAGGGATGTCGATGTACCGCCCGCCGGACAACGACGTCGCGGTGCCGCTGACGCCGAAGCCGCTGCCCGGCACGAAGTTCGGGCCGCCCGCGTTGCCGCCGCCGTCCGATTCGGCGGCGCGGCCGGCGGCGACGACCGCAGGAGCCACCACGCATGTTGACGAGCATCATTGA